The following are encoded together in the Gordonia insulae genome:
- a CDS encoding alpha/beta hydrolase: protein MVVAVALTLGSAAASAAPTPDPAVSRIDTVIHDNKQQVTAIVYSAAMRKMIPITVLRPRDTSKPRPTFYLLNGAGGGEDSATWAAKTDYVKFFADKNVNVVTPIGGAFSYYTDWQHDDPVLGRNKWQTFLTKELPPLIDKEFGTTKVNAIAGISMAGTSVLNLAIAAPRLYRSVAAYSGCARTSDPVGQAYIRMVVADRGQGDLTNMWGPVGGAGWRANDPFVNAAKLRSTKVYMTSGTGLPGPYDRPEARLIQGNPLTLANQVVLGGIIEAAVNSCTQQMVSRLRGLRVPMRVMTRPNGTHSWEYWESDLRRTWPMISADLNPAVKAAKPAGR from the coding sequence ATGGTGGTCGCCGTGGCGCTCACGCTGGGTTCGGCGGCCGCTTCGGCCGCGCCCACACCGGATCCGGCGGTGTCCCGGATCGACACGGTCATTCACGACAACAAGCAGCAGGTCACCGCCATCGTCTACTCGGCGGCGATGCGGAAGATGATCCCCATCACCGTTCTTCGTCCGCGTGACACCAGCAAACCCCGGCCCACCTTCTATCTCCTCAACGGCGCCGGTGGTGGCGAGGACTCCGCGACCTGGGCGGCCAAGACCGATTACGTGAAGTTCTTCGCCGACAAGAACGTCAACGTCGTCACGCCCATCGGTGGCGCGTTCTCGTATTACACGGATTGGCAGCACGACGACCCGGTGCTGGGCCGCAACAAGTGGCAGACCTTTCTGACCAAGGAGCTGCCGCCCCTGATCGACAAGGAGTTCGGCACGACGAAGGTCAATGCGATCGCCGGTATCTCGATGGCCGGCACCTCGGTGCTCAATCTCGCGATCGCCGCACCACGCCTCTACCGGTCGGTTGCCGCCTACAGCGGATGCGCGCGCACCAGTGATCCGGTGGGACAGGCCTACATTCGCATGGTGGTCGCCGACCGCGGGCAGGGCGATCTCACCAACATGTGGGGCCCGGTCGGTGGTGCGGGCTGGCGGGCGAACGACCCCTTCGTCAACGCGGCGAAGCTGCGTAGCACCAAGGTGTACATGACGTCCGGGACCGGGCTGCCCGGACCCTATGATCGGCCCGAAGCCCGTTTGATCCAAGGCAATCCGCTGACCCTGGCGAACCAGGTGGTCCTCGGCGGCATCATCGAGGCCGCGGTGAACTCGTGCACCCAGCAGATGGTGTCCCGACTGCGTGGCCTGCGCGTCCCGATGCGGGTCATGACCCGCCCCAACGGAACCCACTCGTGGGAGTACTGGGAGTCCGACCTCCGCCGCACGTGGCCGATGATCTCGGCAGATCTGAACCCGGCGGTGAAGGCCGCCAAGCCCGCGGGCCGCTGA
- the styD gene encoding phenylacetaldehyde dehydrogenase StyD, producing MTAVDDTRVAAALPDSTATELFVDGRWRAAAGGASFNDLNPATEELLATVAAATASDVDDAVRSARRALSGEWAAMPGAVRGKILNAVADLIERDGDLLARLEALDIGKPVGQPSMLDIPNAAATFRHFAGWADKITGQTIPTAGYFGQPTHSYTVREPVGVIGAIIPWNTPLMITAWKLAPALAAGNTVVVKPPEDAPLSILHLGRLLQEAGVPDGVVNIVPGLGDVAGEALVTHPDVDKISFTGSPRVGRHIAKAAADTFKRTTLELGGKSPQIILADADVEAAVNGTAMGLFFNQGEVCAAGTRVLVHRSLYDQVVEGLAAAASAQVLGDPLDPGTTMGALVNAKQRDTVLEYIAAGTREGARIVAGGEKGSGTGFFVQPTIFADATNEMTIAREEIFGPVGTVIPFDDVDDAIRIANDTDYGLAASIWTRDVSFAHSLASKVRAGAVWINGWAAIDPALPWGGMKTSGVGRELGWAGIVANTEEKVVTVVL from the coding sequence ATGACTGCGGTAGATGACACGAGGGTGGCTGCGGCACTGCCGGATTCGACGGCGACAGAACTCTTCGTCGACGGACGGTGGCGTGCCGCCGCCGGGGGCGCGAGCTTCAATGACCTCAACCCGGCGACCGAGGAGTTGCTCGCGACGGTCGCCGCCGCCACCGCATCCGACGTCGACGACGCGGTGCGATCCGCCCGGAGGGCACTGTCGGGTGAGTGGGCGGCGATGCCCGGGGCCGTGCGGGGCAAGATCCTCAACGCGGTCGCCGATCTCATCGAACGCGACGGGGATCTGCTCGCCCGTCTCGAGGCCCTCGACATCGGCAAGCCGGTCGGCCAGCCCTCGATGCTCGACATCCCCAACGCAGCAGCCACTTTCCGGCATTTCGCGGGCTGGGCGGACAAGATCACCGGTCAGACAATCCCCACGGCCGGCTACTTTGGTCAGCCCACCCACTCCTACACGGTGCGTGAGCCGGTGGGCGTCATCGGCGCGATCATCCCGTGGAACACCCCGCTGATGATCACCGCGTGGAAGCTGGCCCCCGCCTTGGCCGCCGGCAACACCGTCGTGGTCAAGCCACCGGAGGACGCCCCGCTGTCCATCCTGCATCTGGGCCGGCTCCTGCAGGAGGCCGGCGTACCCGATGGTGTGGTCAACATCGTGCCCGGGCTCGGCGATGTGGCCGGGGAAGCCCTGGTGACCCACCCGGACGTGGACAAGATCAGCTTCACCGGATCCCCACGCGTCGGCCGGCACATCGCCAAGGCCGCGGCCGACACCTTCAAACGCACGACCCTGGAGCTGGGTGGCAAGTCACCCCAGATCATCCTCGCCGACGCCGACGTCGAGGCGGCCGTCAACGGAACCGCCATGGGGCTGTTCTTCAACCAGGGCGAGGTGTGCGCCGCCGGCACCCGAGTGCTCGTGCACCGGTCGCTCTACGACCAGGTGGTCGAGGGTCTGGCCGCGGCAGCGAGCGCGCAGGTCCTCGGCGATCCGCTGGATCCGGGCACCACGATGGGCGCCCTGGTCAATGCCAAGCAGCGCGACACCGTGCTGGAGTACATCGCGGCGGGCACCCGCGAGGGTGCACGCATCGTCGCCGGTGGCGAGAAGGGTTCCGGCACCGGCTTCTTCGTGCAGCCGACGATCTTCGCCGATGCGACCAACGAGATGACCATCGCCCGCGAGGAGATCTTCGGCCCCGTCGGCACGGTCATCCCGTTCGACGACGTCGACGACGCCATCCGGATCGCCAACGACACCGATTACGGTCTCGCCGCGAGCATCTGGACCCGCGACGTCTCCTTCGCCCATTCGCTGGCGTCGAAGGTCCGCGCGGGTGCTGTGTGGATCAACGGATGGGCCGCGATCGATCCCGCCCTGCCGTGGGGCGGCATGAAGACCAGCGGTGTCGGCCGCGAACTCGGCTGGGCCGGGATCGTCGCCAACACCGAGGAGAAGGTCGTCACCGTCGTCCTCTGA
- the kstR gene encoding cholesterol catabolism transcriptional regulator KstR produces the protein MARPAPANASVESTADSAPTAGTASVGTESGSAAQRERRRRILDATLALASKGGYDAVQMRTVADKADVAVGTLYRYFPSKVHLLVTSLARELGRVESRVDRSQLRGDNAVERLRHVLDMITYAMQRDPLLTEAMTRAFMFADASATAEVDQVAGIIDRLLAGAMVDDGEPTEEDLAVARVLADVWMSNLVQWLTRRASATDVTNRLELTVRLLLKDRTN, from the coding sequence ATGGCACGACCTGCACCGGCAAACGCCTCCGTCGAGTCGACGGCGGACTCCGCCCCGACGGCCGGCACGGCGTCGGTGGGGACCGAATCCGGCTCGGCCGCTCAGCGTGAGCGGCGGCGCCGAATCCTCGACGCCACCCTCGCCCTGGCCTCCAAGGGCGGTTACGACGCCGTGCAGATGCGCACAGTCGCCGACAAGGCCGACGTCGCCGTCGGAACCCTCTACCGCTACTTCCCGTCCAAGGTGCACCTGCTGGTCACCTCGCTGGCCCGCGAACTCGGACGAGTCGAATCACGGGTCGATCGCTCACAGCTACGTGGCGACAACGCCGTCGAGCGGCTGCGCCACGTCCTCGACATGATCACCTACGCCATGCAGCGCGATCCCCTCCTCACCGAGGCGATGACGCGAGCGTTCATGTTCGCCGACGCCTCGGCGACTGCCGAGGTGGATCAGGTGGCCGGGATCATCGACCGACTGCTGGCCGGTGCCATGGTCGACGACGGTGAGCCCACCGAGGAAGACCTCGCGGTAGCGCGGGTACTGGCCGATGTCTGGATGTCGAATCTGGTGCAGTGGCTGACCCGACGGGCGTCGGCCACCGACGTCACCAATCGCCTCGAACTGACCGTGCGTCTCCTGCTCAAGGATCGCACCAACTAG
- a CDS encoding mycofactocin-coupled SDR family oxidoreductase produces the protein MGKLEGKVAFITGAARGQGRSHAIRLAQEGADIIAVDVSEQIATVPYATARPGDLEQTVKEVEALDRRIIASEVDVRDLAGLKKAAADGVAALGRIDIVLANAGISTMSPTLEMEEEMWDAMIDINLTGAWKTVRAAVPYIVEGGRGGSVVLTSSLAAVISYENIAHYTAAKHGLVGLMRVLAKELGPQSIRVNTVHPTTVATDMVLNDATYQLFRPDLTEPTRADYEEAAREMNRLPVAMVEPVDISNAILYLVSDDGRYVTGTTHVVDAGGRL, from the coding sequence ATGGGCAAGCTCGAGGGCAAGGTCGCCTTCATCACCGGCGCGGCGCGGGGTCAGGGCCGCAGTCATGCGATCCGACTGGCGCAGGAGGGCGCCGACATCATCGCCGTCGACGTCAGCGAACAGATCGCCACGGTCCCGTACGCCACCGCCCGCCCGGGCGATCTCGAGCAGACCGTCAAGGAGGTCGAGGCTCTCGATCGACGGATCATCGCGTCCGAGGTCGACGTCCGTGACCTCGCCGGCCTGAAGAAGGCCGCGGCCGACGGCGTGGCCGCGCTCGGCCGCATCGACATCGTCCTCGCCAACGCCGGCATCAGCACCATGTCGCCGACGCTCGAGATGGAGGAGGAGATGTGGGACGCGATGATCGACATCAACCTCACCGGAGCGTGGAAGACGGTGCGCGCGGCCGTCCCGTACATCGTCGAAGGCGGTCGCGGCGGCTCGGTGGTGCTCACCAGTTCATTGGCCGCGGTCATCTCCTACGAGAACATCGCGCACTACACCGCGGCCAAGCACGGACTGGTCGGCCTCATGCGAGTCCTGGCGAAAGAGCTCGGCCCGCAGAGTATTCGGGTGAACACCGTGCATCCGACGACCGTCGCCACCGACATGGTCCTCAACGATGCCACCTACCAGCTGTTCCGCCCGGACCTCACCGAGCCGACCCGCGCCGACTACGAGGAAGCCGCACGCGAGATGAATCGACTTCCCGTCGCGATGGTCGAGCCGGTCGACATCTCCAACGCCATCCTCTATCTCGTCTCCGACGACGGTCGGTACGTCACCGGCACGACCCACGTGGTCGACGCCGGTGGTCGGCTGTAA
- a CDS encoding enoyl-CoA hydratase/isomerase family protein, translating to MTVEPSVLSAVDAGVATLTLNRPKSINALDHPMVTAMDELLRGWAAERDVNAVVLVGAGERGLCAGGDIVAIHRDASALSGSNAGDDEAAACASALFWADEYRLNADIARYPKPYIAIMDGIVMGGGVGISAHANTRVVTDRTRLAMPEVGIGFVPDVGGTHLLARVPDNLGVYAGLTATHLSGADALALGLADHFVAADDLDAFLRTVGETGPADALAKYAQEPPESAVEGRRDWIRDAFAADTVAEIIERCRAVGTEEADKTAASIAAKSPTALAVTLRSLRDEKPTLAETLQREYRVSLRSLLHPDMAEGIRAQVIDKDRTPSWRHAEHRDVPTAEVDAYFAPLPDDLELTINAAPQEDSSV from the coding sequence ATGACGGTCGAACCATCTGTGCTGTCTGCGGTCGACGCCGGGGTCGCGACCCTGACATTGAACCGTCCCAAGTCGATCAACGCGCTCGACCACCCGATGGTCACCGCGATGGACGAACTGCTACGCGGCTGGGCCGCCGAGCGTGACGTGAACGCCGTCGTGCTCGTCGGTGCCGGTGAGCGCGGGCTCTGTGCCGGTGGCGACATCGTCGCCATCCACCGCGATGCCTCCGCTCTGAGCGGTTCGAACGCCGGTGATGACGAGGCGGCCGCGTGCGCCTCCGCCCTCTTCTGGGCCGACGAGTACCGCCTCAACGCCGACATCGCGCGGTACCCGAAGCCGTACATCGCCATCATGGACGGCATCGTCATGGGTGGTGGCGTCGGGATCTCCGCCCACGCCAACACCCGCGTCGTCACCGACCGCACGCGCCTCGCGATGCCCGAGGTCGGAATCGGCTTCGTGCCCGACGTCGGTGGCACCCATCTGCTCGCCCGGGTCCCGGACAATCTGGGTGTGTACGCCGGACTCACCGCGACACACCTGTCGGGCGCCGATGCACTCGCGCTCGGCCTGGCCGATCACTTCGTCGCCGCCGACGACCTGGACGCATTCCTGCGGACCGTCGGCGAGACGGGACCGGCAGACGCCCTGGCGAAGTATGCGCAGGAGCCGCCGGAGTCCGCGGTCGAAGGCCGACGCGACTGGATTCGTGATGCGTTCGCGGCCGACACGGTGGCCGAGATCATCGAGCGTTGCCGTGCGGTCGGCACCGAGGAGGCCGACAAGACCGCCGCCTCGATCGCGGCGAAGAGCCCGACGGCCCTGGCAGTCACACTCCGCTCGCTGCGTGACGAGAAGCCCACCCTGGCCGAGACGCTCCAGCGTGAGTACCGCGTGTCGTTGCGCAGCCTGCTGCATCCGGACATGGCCGAGGGGATTCGTGCCCAGGTCATCGACAAGGACCGCACCCCGTCGTGGCGCCACGCCGAGCACCGCGACGTCCCGACGGCCGAGGTCGATGCCTACTTCGCACCGCTCCCGGATGATCTGGAGCTGACCATCAACGCTGCACCACAGGAGGATTCGAGTGTCTGA
- a CDS encoding vWA domain-containing protein, whose protein sequence is MQPLRRRPKTLEEQPDLLVASSSSGGFVIAGSQRRTTGAAVPPGGSGPPSVTDETGELDSEADARVVDEVARQRARRIARKLALAQILRTREAPRAATGALVTRRWRGDSDEIDLDATLEAVAANPLPTDDDILVRQRVRRRRSIVLVADISGSARGEQVRTAAATVGALVGELSRDAVAVIAFWSDAALLSPLGRPVEPDQVVDQLLTLPSQGLTNVGFALSVAADQLRGTPAADSRVLLLSDCVHNAGPDPRTVAATVPRLDVLLDVSGEHDTDLGRDLAQVGHGRCIPIRTDHDVAPALRRIFAP, encoded by the coding sequence ATGCAACCCCTACGACGACGACCCAAGACTCTCGAGGAGCAACCGGACCTGCTCGTCGCCTCGTCGTCGAGCGGGGGGTTCGTCATCGCCGGCAGCCAACGCCGCACGACCGGCGCGGCCGTACCGCCCGGCGGATCGGGACCGCCGTCGGTCACCGACGAGACAGGCGAACTGGACTCGGAGGCAGATGCACGGGTCGTCGACGAGGTCGCCAGACAGCGCGCACGCCGGATCGCACGCAAACTTGCTCTCGCGCAGATACTCCGGACTCGCGAGGCGCCGCGCGCCGCCACCGGCGCCCTGGTGACGCGACGGTGGCGCGGCGATTCCGATGAGATCGACCTCGACGCAACGCTCGAGGCCGTCGCCGCGAACCCGTTGCCGACCGACGACGACATCCTTGTGCGGCAACGTGTTCGACGACGGCGGTCGATCGTCCTCGTGGCGGACATCTCCGGGTCTGCGCGTGGCGAGCAGGTCCGAACGGCGGCCGCCACCGTCGGCGCCCTGGTGGGTGAGCTGAGCCGGGACGCCGTGGCCGTCATCGCCTTCTGGTCGGATGCGGCGCTGCTCTCGCCCCTGGGTCGGCCCGTCGAGCCGGACCAGGTCGTCGATCAGCTCCTCACGTTGCCGTCCCAGGGACTGACCAACGTGGGGTTCGCGCTGTCCGTCGCGGCCGACCAATTGCGCGGGACCCCCGCGGCCGACTCCCGCGTGCTGTTACTCAGCGACTGCGTGCACAACGCGGGACCCGATCCGCGGACCGTCGCCGCGACGGTCCCCCGTCTCGACGTCCTGCTCGACGTCTCGGGTGAGCACGACACCGACCTCGGGCGCGACCTGGCCCAGGTCGGCCACGGTCGCTGCATCCCGATCCGGACCGATCACGATGTCGCGCCCGCGTTGCGGCGGATCTTCGCGCCCTGA
- a CDS encoding MaoC/PaaZ C-terminal domain-containing protein, giving the protein MNETPRPAYADDLRIGHVYPLGSYFVSEDELVDFARQWDPQSFHVDAAAAASGAFGGLIASGIHTLAIFQRLAVQGAFGDWQVIAGRRLVDVEFRRPVRPGDTLTGSMTIDDIVVDHRGRALVTATGALEHQDERTVLTTVIEVLVRTRP; this is encoded by the coding sequence GTGAACGAGACCCCGCGCCCCGCCTACGCCGATGACCTCCGGATCGGACACGTGTACCCGCTCGGCTCGTACTTCGTCAGCGAGGACGAACTCGTCGACTTCGCGCGGCAGTGGGATCCGCAGAGCTTCCACGTCGACGCCGCGGCGGCGGCGAGCGGTGCGTTCGGCGGTTTGATCGCCAGCGGCATCCACACCCTGGCGATCTTCCAGCGGCTCGCGGTACAGGGTGCATTCGGTGACTGGCAGGTGATCGCGGGCCGACGGCTCGTCGACGTCGAGTTCCGTCGGCCCGTGCGCCCGGGGGACACCCTCACCGGCTCGATGACCATCGACGACATCGTCGTCGACCACCGGGGCCGCGCGCTGGTGACGGCGACCGGTGCGCTGGAGCATCAGGATGAGCGCACGGTGCTGACCACCGTCATCGAGGTGCTCGTCCGGACCCGTCCCTGA
- a CDS encoding acyl-CoA-like ligand-binding transcription factor codes for MSPDSAAAESGDGPEVAVDRGGRPASTSPHELAVAAQRLFLRDGFDETSVEDIAAAVGVSRRTFFRYFATKADVVWVESDAELEQFREMIETSSPSTNPVDVVAEAFISAISHGGDEVEWARQRAELILYAPAVQAHANAVYRQWRGVVAEFVARRTGGEPGDEYPLAVGYAVLSASSAGHERWLADSDADLADCLRPMFALMVPREPNVTNT; via the coding sequence ATGAGTCCTGACAGTGCCGCCGCCGAATCCGGGGACGGTCCCGAGGTCGCGGTCGATCGCGGTGGCCGGCCGGCCAGTACGAGCCCGCACGAACTCGCGGTCGCTGCTCAGCGACTGTTTCTGCGTGACGGGTTCGACGAGACGAGCGTCGAGGACATCGCCGCGGCAGTCGGCGTCAGCAGGCGGACGTTCTTCCGGTACTTCGCGACCAAGGCCGACGTCGTGTGGGTCGAATCGGATGCCGAACTCGAACAGTTCCGCGAGATGATCGAGACGTCGTCGCCGTCGACGAATCCGGTGGACGTGGTCGCGGAGGCGTTCATCTCGGCGATCAGCCACGGCGGCGACGAAGTGGAGTGGGCACGCCAGCGTGCGGAACTGATCCTGTATGCGCCTGCCGTCCAGGCGCACGCCAACGCGGTCTATCGACAGTGGCGCGGCGTCGTCGCGGAATTCGTGGCCCGACGCACCGGCGGCGAACCCGGCGACGAGTACCCGCTGGCCGTCGGCTACGCGGTTCTCTCGGCGTCCTCGGCAGGTCACGAGCGGTGGCTCGCCGATTCCGACGCCGACCTCGCCGACTGTCTGCGGCCGATGTTCGCGCTCATGGTTCCGCGTGAACCCAACGTCACGAACACCTAA
- a CDS encoding enoyl-CoA hydratase has product MSDHETIIVERDGRVGVITLNRPKALNALNTTVMTEVVGAATEFDKDPGIGAIVITGSERAFAAGADIKEMSSKTYSDVISEQFFGAWDDLSRLRTPVVAAVTGYALGGGCELAMICDILIAGDNAVFGQPEINLGVIPGIGGSQRLTRAVGKAKAMDMILTGRNMKVDEADKLGLVSRVVPAEDCLTTAKEVAATIASKSFIAASLAKDAVNRAFESALAEGIRAERALFYSTFATDDQTEGMAAFVEKRDPTFTHS; this is encoded by the coding sequence GTGTCTGATCACGAGACGATCATCGTCGAGCGCGACGGGCGGGTCGGTGTCATCACACTGAACCGGCCCAAGGCGCTCAACGCGTTGAACACCACTGTGATGACCGAGGTCGTCGGCGCCGCAACCGAGTTCGACAAGGACCCGGGGATCGGCGCGATCGTCATCACCGGATCGGAGCGTGCGTTCGCCGCCGGCGCCGACATCAAGGAGATGTCGTCCAAGACCTACAGCGACGTCATCTCCGAACAGTTCTTCGGTGCGTGGGACGACCTTTCTCGACTGCGCACGCCCGTCGTCGCCGCTGTCACCGGATATGCGCTCGGCGGTGGCTGCGAGCTGGCGATGATCTGTGACATCCTCATCGCCGGCGACAACGCCGTCTTCGGGCAGCCCGAGATCAATCTCGGCGTGATCCCGGGAATCGGTGGCTCACAACGACTCACGCGTGCTGTCGGCAAGGCCAAGGCCATGGACATGATCCTCACCGGCCGGAACATGAAGGTCGATGAGGCCGACAAGCTCGGTCTGGTGTCGCGCGTGGTGCCGGCCGAGGACTGCCTCACGACGGCCAAGGAGGTCGCCGCGACGATCGCGTCGAAATCCTTCATCGCGGCGTCGCTGGCCAAGGACGCGGTCAACCGAGCCTTCGAGTCCGCTCTGGCCGAAGGGATTCGCGCCGAGCGCGCGCTGTTCTACTCGACCTTTGCCACCGACGACCAGACCGAGGGCATGGCCGCGTTCGTCGAGAAGCGGGACCCGACGTTCACGCACAGCTGA
- a CDS encoding AAA family ATPase yields MNGSIDLAAIRTRIAAQVVGRDRELDLVLAAVAAGRDLILEGPPGTSKSTLLRAITAEWGIPLVLVEGNADLTPSRLVGHHNPSRVLREDYSADNFVDGPLLEAMRVGGFLYVEEFNRAPEDTVDALLTAMAERVITVPRVGTVAARPTFRVVASMNPYDNVGTTRLSTSVHDRMCRLVVDYQDATAEREIVTRRAQPTPPRIVADAVAVTRATRDREDIRQGSSVRGAIDLALVVAQLCTMRGVTVPGGETVAPPRDLPTDYTTAFLDAMMVALSGRIHLDDTAFTTAEGILTEIWQDHFLLGPAAAEPG; encoded by the coding sequence ATCAACGGCTCCATCGACCTCGCCGCGATCCGCACCCGGATCGCGGCGCAGGTGGTGGGTCGCGACCGCGAACTCGATCTGGTACTCGCCGCGGTTGCCGCCGGACGCGACCTCATCCTCGAGGGCCCGCCGGGTACCTCCAAGAGCACGCTGCTGCGGGCGATCACGGCGGAGTGGGGCATCCCGCTGGTCCTGGTCGAGGGCAATGCCGATCTGACACCGAGTCGTCTGGTCGGACACCACAATCCGTCACGCGTGCTGCGTGAGGACTACAGCGCCGACAACTTCGTCGACGGCCCACTGCTGGAGGCCATGCGCGTCGGCGGATTCCTCTACGTCGAGGAGTTCAACCGCGCCCCGGAGGACACCGTCGACGCATTGCTGACCGCCATGGCGGAACGGGTCATCACCGTGCCGCGGGTCGGCACGGTCGCCGCGCGGCCCACCTTCCGGGTCGTCGCCTCGATGAATCCTTATGACAACGTCGGCACCACCCGGCTGTCGACCTCGGTGCACGACCGCATGTGCCGTCTCGTGGTCGACTACCAGGACGCCACGGCAGAGCGTGAGATCGTCACGCGCCGAGCACAACCCACGCCGCCGCGAATCGTCGCCGACGCCGTGGCCGTCACCCGCGCGACCCGTGATCGGGAGGACATCCGGCAAGGGAGCAGCGTCCGCGGGGCGATCGACCTCGCGTTGGTGGTCGCCCAACTCTGCACCATGCGTGGTGTCACCGTGCCAGGCGGCGAGACGGTGGCACCACCCCGCGACCTGCCCACCGATTACACCACCGCGTTTCTCGACGCGATGATGGTCGCGCTGTCGGGTCGAATCCACCTCGACGACACCGCCTTCACCACCGCCGAGGGCATCCTCACCGAGATCTGGCAGGATCACTTCCTGCTCGGTCCGGCCGCCGCCGAGCCCGGTTGA
- a CDS encoding NDMA-dependent alcohol dehydrogenase — MKTQAAVLWEPGQSWQIEELVLDAPKYGEVKVELAASGMCHSDEHVRDGSVPVGMYPYIGGHEGAGVVTEIGRGVTTVEVGDHVALGFIPACGRCPSCATGRSSICDLGANLLAGVQLSDGTARHHVNGQDAGLMCLLGTFAPVTVVNEASCVKLTKDIPLDKAALVGCGVTTGWGSSVYAAEVSAGETVVVLGMGGVGCGAVQGAALAGARHVVLVDPSPFKRDQAKVFGATHAVASIDEALALLQDITWGQLADKVLITVDVADGALIAPAMSLVAKGGICVQVSVGDLTQTDVSLSLFDLTAMRKTLKGAWFGNANIRFDIPHLLRLYMEGHLKLDEMITRTYTLDQVNEGYEAMRKAENVRGVIMY; from the coding sequence ATGAAGACCCAAGCAGCAGTTCTGTGGGAGCCCGGTCAGTCCTGGCAGATCGAGGAACTAGTCCTCGACGCCCCGAAGTACGGTGAGGTGAAGGTCGAGCTGGCCGCGTCCGGCATGTGCCATTCGGACGAGCACGTCCGCGACGGCAGCGTCCCGGTCGGGATGTACCCCTACATCGGCGGGCACGAGGGCGCCGGTGTGGTCACCGAGATCGGCCGGGGTGTGACGACCGTCGAGGTCGGCGACCATGTGGCACTCGGGTTCATCCCGGCGTGCGGTCGGTGCCCGTCGTGCGCGACCGGCAGGTCCAGCATCTGTGACCTCGGTGCGAATCTCCTTGCCGGCGTGCAGCTCTCCGACGGCACCGCTCGGCATCACGTGAACGGACAGGATGCCGGACTGATGTGCCTGCTCGGCACCTTCGCCCCGGTCACCGTGGTGAACGAGGCGTCGTGCGTCAAGCTCACGAAGGACATCCCGCTGGACAAGGCGGCACTGGTCGGCTGCGGCGTCACGACCGGATGGGGTTCGTCGGTCTATGCGGCGGAGGTGTCAGCCGGCGAGACGGTCGTCGTCCTCGGTATGGGTGGTGTCGGGTGTGGCGCCGTCCAGGGAGCCGCGCTGGCCGGCGCCCGGCACGTCGTGCTCGTCGATCCGTCTCCGTTCAAACGCGATCAGGCCAAGGTGTTCGGGGCGACCCATGCCGTGGCCTCGATCGACGAGGCGCTCGCACTGCTGCAGGACATCACCTGGGGACAGCTCGCCGATAAAGTGCTCATCACCGTCGACGTCGCCGACGGTGCACTCATCGCGCCGGCGATGAGCCTGGTCGCGAAAGGTGGTATCTGCGTGCAGGTCTCGGTCGGTGATCTGACCCAGACCGACGTGAGCCTGAGCCTGTTCGACCTCACCGCCATGCGCAAGACACTCAAGGGGGCTTGGTTCGGCAACGCCAACATCCGTTTCGACATCCCCCACCTGCTGCGTCTGTACATGGAGGGCCATCTCAAGCTCGACGAGATGATCACCCGCACCTACACGCTCGATCAGGTGAACGAGGGGTACGAGGCGATGCGCAAGGCGGAGAACGTCCGCGGCGTGATCATGTACTGA